The Congregibacter litoralis KT71 genome contains a region encoding:
- a CDS encoding type III pantothenate kinase yields MTGALILLDIGNSGAKWLRIDEGKISGAGRLDTAQIPKTLGPSLQNAKVLIASVAAPELQQELSEKLSAQGAVVWFAQTRDSLDGLVNSYADPERMGVDRWLAMLAARRRHSGYLCVVDAGSALTIDLVAPGGEHEGGYIIPGTALMERALFADTRRVRDRVAGAVSLLPGRSTAEAVSHGLLLAQAGAVDLALKRASQRGETPRLLLCGGGAEQLAEALSCEYTLAPRLVFEGLLRQAEVECAEMLALHGVSSALLF; encoded by the coding sequence ATGACGGGGGCGTTAATCCTTCTGGACATCGGTAACAGTGGTGCGAAGTGGCTACGCATAGACGAGGGAAAGATATCGGGGGCGGGGCGCCTCGACACCGCCCAGATCCCGAAAACGCTGGGACCTAGCCTCCAAAATGCCAAAGTACTGATTGCCAGTGTCGCGGCGCCGGAGCTGCAGCAGGAACTCTCTGAAAAACTGAGCGCCCAAGGCGCTGTTGTGTGGTTCGCTCAAACCCGAGACTCCTTGGACGGGCTGGTGAATTCCTACGCCGACCCCGAGCGTATGGGGGTAGACCGTTGGCTGGCGATGCTGGCTGCCCGACGCCGGCATAGCGGGTACTTATGCGTGGTTGATGCGGGCTCTGCTCTAACCATCGACCTGGTGGCCCCCGGTGGAGAGCACGAGGGAGGCTATATCATTCCGGGTACGGCGCTTATGGAGCGGGCACTTTTTGCAGACACCAGACGGGTTCGCGACCGTGTTGCCGGTGCTGTTTCTCTTCTTCCGGGCCGTTCTACCGCAGAGGCAGTAAGCCACGGTCTCCTGCTTGCGCAGGCCGGTGCCGTGGATCTGGCCTTGAAGCGCGCCTCGCAGCGGGGAGAAACCCCGCGATTACTTCTCTGTGGAGGTGGGGCGGAGCAGCTGGCAGAGGCACTGAGTTGCGAGTACACCCTGGCACCGCGCCTGGTGTTTGAAGGTCTGCTGCGGCAGGCCGAGGTGGAGTGTGCTGAGATGCTCGCGCTTCATGGAGTGTCTTCAGCTCTACTTTTTTGA
- a CDS encoding aminotransferase class V-fold PLP-dependent enzyme — protein sequence MASFYDRTEGIVNLEHGYWGKMPRPVQSSYLQALERVNTQNSFYARKEFSSDYRRAVEQAAALLGAEPDEIVLTRNATESIQSLILQYDSLKTGDSVLLADVDYPSFKTLMRSLEQSRGVKAVELALPRRATQAELLAAYTEAFDANPKLKLMLLTHVSNQHGLVLPVAKITAEARLRGIDVICDNAQSWGLLDYRITDLGVDWAAFNLHKWIGAPLGVGALYMRRGTREKIKVHPGERDLSSKSVGARVHPGTINFAAIIAVPDALGFHNAVGGANKTARLRYLNELWREEAETLSHIEVLGGADPESRTGMGSFRLLGKNSDDDAKALQKTLEADFGIFSVARYGLADGACVRITPQVFTTPNDLRQLVSALKRITA from the coding sequence GTGGCATCGTTTTATGACCGCACGGAAGGCATTGTTAACCTGGAGCACGGCTACTGGGGAAAGATGCCTCGGCCCGTACAATCCTCCTATCTTCAGGCGTTAGAACGCGTAAATACGCAGAATTCCTTCTATGCGCGAAAGGAGTTTTCTTCCGATTACAGGCGCGCCGTGGAACAGGCCGCTGCATTACTCGGAGCGGAGCCTGACGAGATAGTGCTTACGCGAAATGCCACGGAATCGATCCAGAGCCTGATCCTGCAATACGATTCCCTAAAAACAGGAGACTCAGTCCTGCTGGCTGACGTCGACTACCCTAGCTTCAAAACGCTGATGCGCTCTCTTGAGCAGAGTCGGGGTGTCAAAGCAGTGGAACTTGCCCTACCTCGCAGAGCGACGCAAGCTGAACTATTGGCGGCCTACACCGAAGCTTTTGATGCGAACCCTAAACTCAAGCTGATGCTACTCACTCATGTGAGCAATCAGCATGGCTTAGTACTCCCTGTCGCCAAGATCACTGCGGAAGCTCGCCTCCGTGGCATAGATGTGATTTGCGACAATGCACAGTCCTGGGGCTTGCTGGACTATCGCATCACGGATTTGGGAGTGGACTGGGCAGCGTTCAATCTTCACAAATGGATAGGCGCGCCCCTGGGAGTAGGCGCGCTTTATATGCGCCGTGGTACTAGAGAGAAAATCAAGGTGCATCCAGGCGAGAGAGATCTATCGAGCAAGTCCGTCGGCGCGCGAGTTCACCCCGGGACCATCAATTTCGCGGCGATCATCGCCGTGCCTGATGCCCTTGGATTTCACAACGCGGTGGGCGGTGCTAACAAAACGGCGCGCCTTCGTTACCTGAATGAATTGTGGAGAGAAGAGGCTGAAACCTTAAGCCACATCGAGGTACTGGGGGGCGCAGATCCCGAATCTCGCACGGGCATGGGCTCATTTCGATTGCTCGGTAAAAATAGCGACGACGATGCCAAAGCACTACAAAAAACCTTGGAGGCCGATTTCGGGATTTTCTCAGTGGCGCGCTATGGCTTGGCTGACGGCGCCTGCGTTAGGATCACACCCCAGGTTTTTACAACACCCAATGACCTTAGACAATTAGTTTCAGCGCTAAAAAGAATAACAGCTTGA
- a CDS encoding FAD-dependent oxidoreductase, giving the protein MNRRKFLAAAALGATSLAGCAASPNSSLRSRQALSAQPPGGIADALVQPISAGMMPVKSSLDRVTRTIVGLRPFRKPGPRLQAVKLGAKDVVHNYGHGGGGVSLSWGVAELAAALVKDFGRRDVAVLGSGVIGLSTALQLQRAGAGVTIYAKDFPPYTTSNVAGAMWHPVTLFEREQVSHSTLQMLDLASQIAFRRFIGYANDPTYGVYWIRQYSLSEASMDTSTPYIGGDSLYPGLVRNQKNGPFGFAYHDAYYTLMIDPDIYLRALMRDFTGAGGKLREVAFETADDVEALAERSIVNCTGLGAARLFDDESLIPARGQLSFLLPQNDIDYGYAGVVREHGLLYTFPRKTGILLGGSVDKNDWDLNPREDEVQRMVEGHAAMAARLS; this is encoded by the coding sequence ATGAATCGCAGAAAATTTTTAGCCGCAGCCGCGCTCGGCGCGACCTCGCTTGCAGGCTGTGCCGCATCACCAAACTCCTCACTAAGGTCTCGTCAGGCGCTATCAGCGCAGCCTCCGGGTGGGATTGCTGATGCCCTCGTGCAACCGATCAGTGCAGGCATGATGCCCGTGAAGTCCTCCCTGGACCGCGTAACGCGCACCATTGTTGGGCTACGGCCGTTTCGAAAGCCTGGACCCAGACTGCAGGCGGTAAAACTGGGGGCAAAAGATGTTGTACATAACTATGGCCATGGAGGGGGCGGCGTATCTCTGTCATGGGGAGTAGCGGAGCTCGCTGCTGCACTGGTGAAAGATTTCGGGCGCAGAGATGTTGCCGTTCTGGGCTCAGGTGTTATTGGCCTTTCCACCGCTCTTCAACTTCAAAGGGCCGGCGCCGGTGTCACGATCTACGCCAAAGACTTCCCACCGTACACCACATCCAACGTCGCTGGAGCAATGTGGCACCCGGTAACGCTTTTTGAGCGAGAGCAGGTAAGTCACTCCACTCTGCAAATGCTGGATTTGGCATCTCAGATCGCTTTTAGGCGCTTTATTGGCTATGCCAACGACCCTACGTATGGCGTCTACTGGATACGACAGTACTCGCTGAGTGAGGCATCAATGGACACATCGACCCCCTACATCGGTGGAGACAGCCTTTACCCGGGACTGGTACGTAATCAAAAGAACGGCCCCTTCGGCTTTGCTTACCACGACGCTTACTACACGCTCATGATTGACCCAGACATATACCTGCGAGCACTGATGCGTGACTTTACGGGTGCAGGCGGAAAACTCAGAGAAGTCGCTTTTGAAACTGCAGATGATGTCGAAGCCTTGGCCGAGCGCAGCATCGTGAACTGCACCGGGCTTGGTGCGGCCAGATTGTTTGATGACGAAAGCCTGATCCCCGCGCGTGGCCAGCTCAGCTTCCTCCTCCCCCAGAACGATATCGACTACGGCTATGCAGGAGTCGTCAGGGAGCACGGACTTCTCTACACATTCCCGAGAAAGACCGGGATACTCCTCGGCGGGTCCGTAGATAAAAACGACTGGGACCTCAACCCGAGAGAAGACGAAGTACAGCGTATGGTCGAGGGTCACGCAGCGATGGCCGCGCGATTGAGCTAG
- a CDS encoding TonB-dependent receptor plug domain-containing protein: MQHKLKPLPYALAILSAGLSATYLPEALAQDPTALEEVVITGLRGEPRSAVDSAVPIDTFGLEQIEAVSHTDTVDILQTLVPSFNVSRQPISDGASFIRPVQLRGLDSHHALVLVNGKRRHRASLVQIGGSGTQGPDVATIPAAAIQSIEVLRDGASSQYGSDAIAGVMNFNLKENSEGFDLTIDTGEYFEGDGAAYTVQGNIGLPLGDKGFLSISAEINDSEFTERSEQYCESWFCLDQGNPRFTEQSELRQGFVSGTPTPGASARIQALQSAFPGGVDAASVEGENAMPWGIPNREHQMFFFNAGYDLDNGMELYAFGNYGSVQSDGSFFYRYPGNGTIEDLREEDGSIYNPLDKFAGGFTPRFEGEVEDVSLAGGLRGNLSDATTFDLSARFGSNEIDYRLFNTINPSLGSASPTDFRPGTLTNEEFQLQLDLATEFDVGLASPLVFAYGASYLDETYDVGESSDEASYIAGPHAVADPYGLCNDDGTPTAAGLAATNAPADEALNCADPDDPVFTVVGVGSNGFPGYSPAFSEEYTRDSYAFYGDLSADVTDQLLLQGALRYEDYSDFGSEVVGKVAARYRINDAFALRGSFGTGFRAPTPGQQGTTNVSTRLPNGFPVATGLFPAGGTVAQALGAQELAPETSTSFTVGFTLELENLSLTFDAYSIDIDDRFRAISTLDVSSDPNGDPDAYERFLALQAAGVAGAESIGGVNYFQNAINTETRGFDIVANYPMSWSNGQSTDFSLAMNYNEQEITDDPLDVLNPEGEFDLENQLPNVRWNATAFHSFGDFSLMGRARYFGEWEDSDNTSPLSIQTYDPVVFFDLEGSWQINANLRASIGGRNIFDEYPDQVDRVASDNDYCCGRLYPSTSVADWQGGYYYARLRVDF, encoded by the coding sequence ATGCAACACAAACTGAAGCCATTGCCGTACGCGCTTGCGATCCTTTCCGCGGGCCTTTCCGCGACATACCTCCCGGAAGCGCTTGCACAGGACCCCACCGCTTTAGAGGAAGTCGTAATTACAGGCCTTCGCGGTGAGCCCCGATCGGCCGTTGACTCTGCAGTGCCTATTGATACTTTTGGATTGGAGCAGATCGAAGCGGTTTCGCATACCGATACGGTCGATATTCTTCAAACACTGGTCCCATCTTTTAACGTGAGTCGGCAGCCCATTTCAGATGGAGCGTCTTTTATTCGACCGGTGCAGCTCCGGGGTCTTGATTCACACCACGCTCTCGTTCTTGTGAACGGTAAGCGACGTCATCGAGCCTCGTTAGTGCAGATAGGTGGCTCAGGCACTCAGGGTCCGGATGTAGCGACAATTCCAGCCGCTGCGATTCAATCGATTGAGGTTCTTCGAGATGGTGCCAGTTCGCAGTATGGATCCGATGCCATCGCAGGCGTTATGAACTTTAACCTTAAAGAGAACAGTGAGGGTTTTGATCTCACCATCGACACCGGGGAATATTTTGAGGGCGATGGTGCGGCTTATACCGTGCAGGGAAACATCGGTCTCCCGCTGGGAGATAAGGGTTTTCTTTCTATTTCAGCTGAGATAAATGACTCGGAGTTTACGGAGCGATCAGAGCAATACTGTGAAAGTTGGTTCTGCCTTGATCAGGGTAATCCGCGATTCACAGAGCAAAGTGAGCTTCGACAGGGCTTTGTAAGTGGAACGCCAACTCCTGGCGCTTCTGCAAGAATTCAAGCTTTGCAATCGGCATTTCCCGGCGGTGTAGATGCGGCATCCGTGGAGGGCGAGAACGCTATGCCCTGGGGTATTCCCAACAGAGAGCATCAAATGTTCTTCTTCAACGCGGGCTATGACCTGGACAACGGCATGGAGTTGTACGCATTTGGTAATTACGGCTCCGTTCAAAGCGACGGAAGTTTCTTCTATCGCTATCCGGGCAACGGCACAATCGAGGATCTTCGTGAAGAAGATGGTTCTATTTACAACCCGCTGGATAAATTTGCCGGGGGATTTACGCCGAGATTTGAGGGTGAAGTCGAGGATGTCTCCCTTGCGGGAGGCCTCCGGGGTAACCTGAGTGATGCAACTACATTTGACCTTAGCGCGCGATTTGGGTCCAACGAGATTGACTACCGATTGTTTAACACGATTAACCCGTCCCTTGGTTCAGCTTCACCGACAGACTTTCGGCCTGGCACATTGACGAACGAAGAGTTCCAGCTTCAGCTCGATCTGGCTACTGAGTTTGATGTTGGCTTGGCTTCACCTTTGGTATTTGCGTACGGCGCAAGCTACCTTGATGAAACCTACGACGTAGGGGAGTCGAGTGACGAGGCTTCTTACATTGCCGGTCCTCATGCGGTTGCGGATCCTTATGGCCTTTGTAACGACGATGGAACACCTACCGCTGCTGGCTTGGCGGCGACCAATGCTCCCGCCGACGAGGCGCTGAACTGTGCGGATCCTGATGACCCGGTATTCACCGTCGTTGGCGTTGGATCTAACGGGTTTCCCGGCTACTCACCTGCGTTTTCTGAGGAATACACTCGTGACTCCTACGCTTTCTATGGTGACCTTTCAGCTGACGTAACAGATCAGCTACTGCTGCAGGGTGCATTGCGATATGAGGATTACTCTGACTTTGGAAGCGAGGTTGTGGGTAAGGTCGCAGCGCGTTATCGGATAAATGATGCCTTTGCATTGCGTGGTTCCTTTGGCACCGGTTTTCGAGCGCCAACACCTGGTCAACAGGGAACAACAAACGTGTCTACGCGGCTGCCAAATGGTTTTCCGGTTGCGACAGGCCTGTTTCCTGCAGGCGGAACCGTGGCTCAGGCCTTGGGTGCACAAGAGCTTGCCCCAGAGACTTCAACAAGTTTTACCGTGGGGTTCACGCTGGAGTTAGAGAACCTGTCGCTGACTTTTGACGCTTATAGCATCGACATCGATGATCGCTTCCGCGCGATATCAACGCTGGATGTCAGCTCAGATCCGAATGGTGACCCGGATGCTTACGAGCGCTTCCTGGCTCTCCAGGCAGCAGGTGTTGCCGGGGCAGAAAGCATTGGTGGCGTCAACTACTTCCAGAACGCGATCAACACTGAGACCCGAGGGTTCGATATTGTCGCCAACTACCCGATGAGCTGGTCGAACGGGCAGTCGACGGACTTTTCCCTGGCTATGAACTACAACGAGCAGGAGATTACCGACGATCCTCTTGACGTTCTCAATCCTGAGGGCGAGTTCGATCTTGAAAACCAGTTGCCGAACGTTAGATGGAATGCGACTGCGTTTCACAGTTTTGGGGATTTCTCGCTGATGGGGCGCGCGCGCTACTTTGGTGAGTGGGAAGATTCCGATAACACATCACCACTGTCGATCCAAACCTATGACCCGGTTGTCTTCTTCGATCTCGAAGGCTCATGGCAGATTAATGCCAATCTGAGGGCTTCCATCGGTGGTCGTAACATCTTCGACGAATACCCGGATCAGGTCGATAGGGTCGCGAGTGACAACGACTACTGTTGCGGTCGTCTCTATCCGTCTACGAGCGTTGCTGATTGGCAAGGCGGCTACTACTACGCACGACTCCGTGTCGACTTCTGA
- a CDS encoding MerR family transcriptional regulator produces MSSSQKRFTISELSREFDISTRTIRFYEERGFIKPLRSGQKRIYTPADRARIRLILRGKRIGLSLAESVEIIDMYHPGESDSAQLDSLLSRIGKRRAALEQQRKDLDDMLAALDEVEGLCREAREKHRDQQPHKSLSA; encoded by the coding sequence ATGTCATCGTCTCAAAAACGCTTCACAATTTCTGAGCTGTCGCGGGAGTTTGATATCTCCACGCGCACAATCCGCTTCTATGAAGAGAGAGGCTTTATCAAGCCTCTTCGATCCGGACAAAAACGCATTTACACCCCCGCCGACCGGGCCCGAATCCGACTCATCCTCCGAGGTAAGCGCATTGGTCTCAGCCTCGCCGAGAGCGTCGAAATCATTGATATGTACCACCCCGGCGAAAGCGACTCGGCCCAACTCGACTCCCTGCTATCGCGCATCGGCAAACGCCGGGCGGCGCTGGAACAGCAACGCAAAGATCTTGACGACATGCTAGCCGCCCTGGACGAGGTCGAAGGACTCTGTCGCGAAGCCCGGGAAAAACACCGAGACCAACAGCCTCACAAATCACTTTCTGCTTAA
- a CDS encoding DJ-1/PfpI family protein yields MHDDGNPQALRAGDGISGGDGSSGLASASSSTRRMFLGAGAALGVAAAMGGVANGASSSKPGPQRVDPGEGKGMSVAVMVFDRITQLDATAPIEVFAKAGWTVFTVAPERRLVTSGSGLKIMPDYDYESAPQADILCVPGGGGVNPLLTDTATLNFVRETAASAIYVTSVCTGSLILGAAGLLRGKHATTHWASHHFLESFGAIPVKERVVVDGRLITGGGVTAGVDFAFTVLDEVLGRDVAALTMLALEYDPAPPFTGGVPGNTAKGIVERYGEAARGSLDQRGQQVAAAAAALAV; encoded by the coding sequence ATGCACGATGATGGTAATCCTCAGGCTCTGCGTGCGGGCGATGGGATTTCTGGCGGCGACGGGAGCTCGGGCTTAGCCTCTGCCTCATCTTCTACGCGTCGGATGTTTTTGGGCGCTGGTGCTGCTCTGGGTGTTGCCGCGGCAATGGGCGGTGTAGCTAACGGTGCGTCTTCATCCAAGCCGGGTCCACAGAGAGTTGACCCTGGTGAGGGTAAGGGAATGTCGGTCGCGGTGATGGTGTTTGACCGCATAACGCAGCTTGATGCAACTGCCCCCATTGAGGTTTTCGCCAAGGCGGGTTGGACGGTGTTTACCGTAGCGCCTGAGCGACGCCTGGTAACTTCGGGCTCAGGTCTGAAAATCATGCCCGATTATGATTATGAATCCGCCCCGCAGGCAGACATTCTTTGCGTGCCGGGCGGTGGCGGTGTGAACCCGCTGCTGACGGATACCGCGACTTTAAACTTTGTGCGCGAGACTGCTGCCAGCGCGATCTATGTCACGTCAGTGTGTACGGGGTCGCTTATTCTCGGTGCAGCGGGCTTGCTCCGGGGTAAGCATGCGACAACGCACTGGGCCTCCCACCACTTTTTGGAAAGTTTCGGCGCCATTCCAGTAAAAGAGCGAGTGGTGGTGGATGGGCGCTTGATTACGGGCGGTGGGGTAACCGCCGGGGTAGATTTTGCCTTCACTGTGCTGGATGAAGTCCTAGGGCGAGATGTCGCCGCTTTGACGATGCTCGCGCTTGAGTACGATCCTGCGCCCCCATTCACGGGAGGTGTGCCCGGTAATACCGCAAAGGGCATCGTAGAGCGCTACGGCGAAGCGGCTCGGGGTTCTTTGGATCAACGTGGTCAGCAAGTTGCAGCCGCTGCCGCTGCGCTCGCTGTCTAG
- a CDS encoding sulfite exporter TauE/SafE family protein, whose product MLMFIVLLSGAGMIAGLTAGLFGVGGGFVVVPALLAVFPFLTDQTDNLMMVAVGTSLATIVVSSARAVHAHNKRDAVDFALLKDWAVWVLMGVLAGLWIASMADSERLIMVFAVGVLIYSIYFLFPSMFDRFKGRWAMPTGAGKAALASGLGGFSALLGIGGGTITVLTMVICNRPIHQAVATASGVGFLIGLPGMLGFVVMGLGADNLPIGSLGYVNMPALAAIAFFSVLTAPLGAKLAHSLDANQLKRIFGVYLVVVSVSMFIKV is encoded by the coding sequence ATGTTGATGTTCATCGTGCTTTTGAGTGGAGCTGGGATGATTGCGGGTTTGACCGCGGGCTTGTTTGGCGTGGGTGGTGGCTTTGTTGTCGTCCCGGCGTTGCTCGCGGTGTTCCCATTTTTAACGGACCAAACGGACAACCTCATGATGGTGGCAGTTGGGACGTCGCTGGCAACGATAGTGGTTTCGTCCGCACGTGCTGTACATGCACACAATAAAAGGGACGCGGTTGACTTTGCACTTCTCAAAGATTGGGCTGTTTGGGTGCTGATGGGAGTGCTTGCCGGGCTTTGGATTGCGTCGATGGCTGACAGTGAAAGACTCATCATGGTGTTTGCTGTGGGTGTGTTGATCTACTCAATCTACTTTTTGTTTCCTTCCATGTTTGATCGTTTCAAGGGGCGCTGGGCAATGCCGACCGGGGCAGGGAAGGCCGCGTTAGCCAGTGGTCTTGGCGGGTTCTCGGCACTACTTGGTATAGGTGGTGGCACAATTACGGTGCTGACCATGGTCATCTGCAACAGGCCGATACATCAGGCTGTTGCGACGGCTTCAGGTGTTGGTTTTTTGATTGGTCTTCCAGGTATGTTGGGTTTTGTGGTCATGGGTCTGGGCGCAGATAACCTCCCGATAGGATCCCTAGGTTACGTAAATATGCCGGCGCTTGCTGCGATCGCTTTCTTCTCCGTGTTGACCGCACCGCTGGGTGCTAAGTTGGCCCATAGTTTGGATGCTAATCAGTTAAAGCGTATTTTCGGCGTGTATTTGGTTGTGGTATCTGTCTCTATGTTCATTAAGGTGTAG
- the birA gene encoding bifunctional biotin--[acetyl-CoA-carboxylase] ligase/biotin operon repressor BirA — protein MSATDVLATLADGAVHSGADLARHQGLSRTAIWKQVATLEKLGIKVTRVRGQGYQIEGGLDLLDEQRIRDAIDTDASTWLHDLQIHQSIDSTNAELRRQTPFGRRASVCLAESQSAGRGRRGRSWVSPFASSIYLSVGWQFRGGAEVLEGLSLAIGVAVGEALGELGVDSIALKWPNDIYLDGKKLAGILVEMSGDFSGPCDVVVGIGINVQLPDGAAEGIEQPWADLRDSGQGAFTRSVLVGKLLSHLLPALATYEEHGFAPWRERWLAMDAFAGRPVIVDNNGRRLSGTAAGVDARGALLLSTGAGVQSIYGGEVSLRLQEAAQ, from the coding sequence ATGTCCGCCACAGATGTTTTAGCGACGCTTGCTGATGGTGCTGTCCACTCGGGGGCAGACCTTGCCCGGCACCAGGGTCTGAGTCGCACGGCCATATGGAAGCAGGTGGCCACCCTGGAGAAGCTGGGTATCAAGGTGACGCGGGTGCGCGGGCAGGGCTATCAGATTGAAGGGGGGCTGGATCTCCTGGACGAGCAGCGTATCCGCGATGCCATAGATACCGACGCGTCCACCTGGCTTCACGATTTACAGATTCATCAGAGCATAGACTCCACGAACGCGGAGCTCCGGCGACAAACACCCTTTGGCAGACGTGCGTCCGTCTGCCTTGCGGAGAGTCAGAGTGCGGGTCGCGGCCGTCGTGGTCGTTCCTGGGTGAGTCCCTTTGCCAGCAGCATTTATCTGTCCGTTGGTTGGCAATTCCGTGGCGGGGCTGAGGTCCTCGAGGGGCTCTCCCTGGCTATCGGCGTTGCCGTGGGTGAAGCCCTCGGGGAGTTGGGCGTCGACAGCATTGCGTTGAAGTGGCCCAACGACATCTATCTCGACGGGAAAAAGCTTGCGGGCATCCTTGTGGAGATGAGCGGCGATTTTTCCGGACCCTGTGATGTGGTTGTCGGGATCGGGATCAATGTGCAGCTTCCCGACGGCGCGGCGGAGGGAATCGAGCAGCCCTGGGCGGACCTTCGGGACTCCGGTCAGGGAGCGTTTACCCGAAGCGTCCTCGTGGGAAAGCTCCTCAGTCATTTGCTCCCTGCCCTCGCCACCTACGAGGAGCATGGATTTGCCCCCTGGCGGGAGCGCTGGCTGGCGATGGATGCTTTCGCGGGTCGACCGGTTATCGTGGACAACAATGGTCGGCGCCTGTCCGGGACAGCCGCCGGGGTTGATGCGCGGGGTGCTCTGCTTCTCAGCACCGGTGCGGGTGTGCAAAGCATCTACGGTGGGGAAGTCTCTCTGCGACTGCAGGAAGCGGCGCAATGA
- a CDS encoding pyridoxal phosphate-dependent aminotransferase, protein MTADFNRRKFLFGAAGALAVVTASKQGVAIAESSPKITRLKPAYGPAAGIAKLNANENPYGPSEAALAAIQEASASGAYYVNESARALQAMIAERHGVDPEYVALSSGSSGALVACAVSAGQSGNILGPDLFWDTTSKSVEKQGIAEITRLPKTPGLEIDLQTMYESIDDSIAMVQVVNPNNPTGLLMDPVALRAFCKKASAKATVLVDEAYNELTDMPQENTMVPLVKEGYDVIVARTFSKIYGLAGMRVGYIIAAPEKIEAMSRYGIGWYGLNQAGLAAAVASYEDQVFMDASRAKIREGREMVYAALKENGLSGLPSQTNFIFVDLGSINAQTFREEMAKENVLIRGIYRDYTNWSRVSMGRLEHVQMYVDALPKVLSRLS, encoded by the coding sequence ATGACAGCAGATTTCAATCGCAGAAAATTTCTATTCGGTGCAGCAGGCGCCTTAGCCGTTGTTACCGCGAGCAAGCAAGGTGTAGCGATAGCGGAGAGCTCTCCGAAGATCACGCGGCTCAAACCGGCATATGGGCCCGCCGCTGGAATTGCTAAATTGAATGCCAATGAGAATCCCTACGGCCCGAGCGAGGCTGCCCTCGCTGCTATTCAGGAGGCGAGTGCTAGCGGCGCTTATTACGTAAACGAGTCAGCTCGAGCCTTGCAAGCCATGATTGCTGAGCGACACGGTGTTGACCCCGAGTACGTTGCACTTAGCTCGGGTTCCAGCGGTGCTTTGGTGGCCTGCGCGGTGTCGGCAGGCCAGAGCGGCAACATCCTGGGGCCGGACCTTTTCTGGGACACAACATCCAAAAGTGTGGAGAAGCAGGGTATCGCGGAGATTACGCGCTTACCCAAAACGCCGGGGCTTGAGATAGATTTGCAGACAATGTACGAGTCAATCGATGACTCGATAGCCATGGTGCAAGTGGTTAATCCCAACAACCCAACCGGTCTGCTGATGGACCCCGTTGCGTTGCGGGCCTTTTGTAAAAAAGCGTCTGCGAAGGCGACGGTGCTTGTTGATGAAGCTTATAACGAGCTTACGGATATGCCTCAAGAGAACACGATGGTTCCTCTTGTCAAAGAAGGCTACGACGTAATCGTGGCGAGAACGTTCTCCAAGATCTATGGCCTTGCTGGTATGCGCGTCGGCTACATCATCGCAGCACCGGAAAAGATCGAGGCGATGAGCCGCTATGGTATTGGATGGTATGGCCTAAATCAGGCAGGCTTGGCTGCTGCGGTGGCGAGCTATGAGGACCAGGTCTTTATGGATGCTTCGCGGGCTAAGATCCGAGAGGGTCGTGAAATGGTGTACGCGGCTCTGAAAGAGAATGGCCTGTCCGGGCTGCCTTCGCAGACCAACTTTATTTTTGTGGATCTGGGTTCGATCAACGCTCAGACCTTCCGCGAGGAGATGGCAAAGGAGAATGTGCTTATTCGGGGTATCTATCGCGACTACACGAATTGGTCGCGTGTGAGCATGGGTCGTTTGGAGCATGTCCAGATGTATGTAGACGCTTTGCCGAAGGTGCTCTCGAGGCTAAGTTAA